A part of Methanomassiliicoccales archaeon genomic DNA contains:
- a CDS encoding LemA family protein: MASPSNKKILIITVTIAIVVIMLLWIVLAYNNVVGKEQDVNSASSLIKNRYTTKVNILGQLLPQVDAYKVYESSLITNLTMLQTQWQQALNQGADDETLINISSQIDTNFILVLSTWTNYPQLEADELVSQYMAEVVDLEEQLSYARSVYNDAVRNYNTSIRSFPTMLFAGMWGFEERPYWGSELPDDSLGL, translated from the coding sequence ATGGCGAGTCCGTCTAATAAGAAGATACTCATCATAACCGTCACTATTGCGATAGTAGTAATAATGCTCCTGTGGATCGTGCTTGCTTACAACAATGTTGTCGGCAAGGAACAGGATGTGAACTCAGCTTCATCCTTGATCAAGAACAGATATACTACCAAGGTGAACATTTTAGGTCAATTGTTGCCGCAGGTGGATGCTTATAAGGTCTATGAATCTTCCCTGATAACCAATCTGACGATGCTCCAAACACAATGGCAACAAGCGTTGAACCAAGGGGCAGATGATGAGACCTTGATCAACATCAGCTCTCAGATTGATACAAATTTCATCCTGGTCCTCTCAACGTGGACGAATTATCCTCAACTCGAGGCTGACGAGCTTGTCTCGCAGTACATGGCCGAGGTCGTAGACCTTGAAGAACAATTGTCCTATGCAAGAAGTGTCTATAATGACGCTGTCAGAAATTACAACACGAGCATCAGGTCATTCCCGACGATGCTGTTTGCAGGCATGTGGGGATTTGAAGAGAGACCATATTGGGGAAGTGAACTTCCAGATGACAGCCTAGGTCTTTGA
- a CDS encoding zinc ribbon domain-containing protein — MAIFNCPKCGAPVEYDVKDRLVRCRYCSSEIFIDKSGAGFYYILSFAIDEDSVVGIFKRWAGGSTRAKDLDRLAHIVSLKKRYFPVYLFKRDVNGTDQVFVEPAASTTLPGLHSLKVPAGDMVIFDKNFNVGGIEMVIPDIEMTSYLGRLPGKAKEQALVYFPIYVLDYAFEGKNWKVVISATSGEVFAGDFPKRSSAGYMTVATTGFLAFLIEGLLAIWNPMLAGVLIMVTMAGIFLASFWVARRL, encoded by the coding sequence ATGGCCATCTTCAATTGTCCGAAATGCGGGGCGCCTGTCGAGTATGATGTAAAGGACAGGTTGGTCCGTTGTCGATATTGTTCATCAGAGATATTCATCGATAAAAGCGGAGCTGGGTTTTATTATATTTTGAGCTTTGCGATAGATGAGGATTCTGTCGTAGGTATTTTCAAAAGATGGGCGGGTGGTTCCACCAGGGCAAAGGATCTTGATAGATTGGCCCATATCGTTAGCCTAAAAAAAAGGTATTTTCCCGTCTATCTTTTTAAAAGGGATGTAAATGGGACCGACCAGGTTTTTGTGGAACCTGCAGCATCCACGACCCTGCCAGGTCTTCACTCGTTGAAGGTGCCTGCCGGGGATATGGTGATATTCGACAAAAACTTCAATGTCGGCGGGATCGAGATGGTGATCCCAGATATAGAAATGACCTCATACCTCGGACGGTTGCCTGGGAAGGCAAAGGAGCAGGCACTTGTGTATTTCCCTATCTATGTTCTTGACTATGCCTTCGAGGGCAAGAACTGGAAGGTCGTGATATCAGCAACCTCGGGCGAGGTCTTCGCAGGGGATTTCCCTAAGAGGTCCTCCGCAGGATACATGACCGTTGCTACGACCGGTTTCTTAGCTTTCTTGATCGAAGGGCTACTGGCGATCTGGAACCCGATGCTCGCTGGGGTTTTAATAATGGTGACCATGGCGGGCATATTCTTGGCATCATTCTGGGTGGCGAGGAGGTTGTAA
- a CDS encoding SPFH domain-containing protein — protein MSLIGSETFAWEDSTKRGNIMYRLPRNIKMNDNIVVREDEIAVFFRDGKVLTYFDRPDRYALTSQNAPVVGKLLKSLAGVEQRAEVIYLQKRAFDGKFGSKQPYQFRDNEFGMVNLRVFGEFRYKVVQPENFVNQFVGTFNYATSAEVEERIKEQMVILVYNAIGEMKSKGMGVADLASQLMNIEQFVLSKAVNHFELYGVGIDKVSGLYISLPDEVQKAVDTRSSMSVVGANYMQYQTGQAVREAAQNPSGGAAGVGVGVGAGIGLGYQMLDSMKGNAPAQGGAAPQVATAYVLCPKCGSQNASSAKFCSNCGSKMVMEKINCPKCGTLVTIDAKFCPECGTNLQRRKCPKCGSDVQAGAKFCPECGNTIS, from the coding sequence ATGAGCCTTATCGGATCGGAAACTTTCGCATGGGAGGACTCGACGAAGCGTGGCAACATCATGTACCGTTTGCCTAGGAACATAAAGATGAACGATAACATCGTGGTCCGGGAAGACGAGATAGCTGTCTTCTTTAGAGATGGAAAGGTCCTGACATATTTTGACCGCCCTGATAGATATGCCCTGACCAGTCAAAATGCGCCGGTGGTAGGAAAACTTTTGAAGTCATTGGCTGGGGTAGAACAGAGGGCTGAGGTCATTTATCTTCAAAAAAGGGCATTCGATGGTAAGTTCGGATCAAAACAGCCATATCAATTCCGCGATAACGAGTTCGGGATGGTCAACCTGCGAGTCTTCGGAGAGTTCAGGTACAAGGTCGTCCAACCCGAGAATTTTGTCAACCAGTTCGTCGGGACCTTCAACTATGCCACCTCCGCTGAGGTCGAGGAGAGGATAAAGGAACAAATGGTCATCCTTGTCTACAATGCCATCGGAGAGATGAAGAGCAAGGGAATGGGGGTAGCTGACCTGGCATCCCAGCTGATGAACATCGAGCAGTTTGTGCTCTCAAAGGCAGTGAACCATTTCGAACTTTACGGTGTTGGCATCGATAAGGTTTCTGGACTATACATATCGCTCCCCGATGAGGTACAAAAGGCAGTGGATACAAGGTCCTCAATGTCCGTTGTGGGAGCGAATTATATGCAATACCAGACCGGTCAGGCGGTAAGAGAGGCTGCGCAGAACCCGTCTGGGGGGGCTGCGGGTGTGGGCGTCGGGGTCGGTGCGGGGATCGGCCTGGGCTATCAGATGCTGGATTCTATGAAAGGCAATGCACCTGCACAAGGAGGCGCCGCTCCACAGGTCGCAACGGCTTATGTCCTTTGCCCAAAATGCGGGTCCCAGAACGCCTCATCGGCCAAATTCTGCTCCAATTGTGGGTCCAAGATGGTAATGGAGAAGATCAACTGTCCTAAGTGTGGAACCCTTGTAACGATAGATGCCAAATTCTGCCCAGAGTGTGGGACGAACCTGCAAAGGAGGAAATGCCCAAAATGTGGATCGGATGTTCAGGCTGGGGCAAAATTCTGCCCAGAGTGCGGCAACACCATAAGCTGA
- a CDS encoding FMN-binding glutamate synthase family protein, with translation MQIIENSRSTTGTNTRVKDVNPTSGMCPLCIEECNVLCEVGKSAFRGREVLYPSPEYFGTSTASSNKDFFLDWSHFQIMAELIGAYGIEQSPDKAFFENVDISTKVATRSKKPITLKIPLVIAGLGSTAVAKRNWESLAKGAAMAGIIETVGENVCGMDPDAVYSKGKVQRSPDMEFRISSYRELWDGKHGDIAVQTNVEDGRGGVDEYVMSKLEVNIIERKWGQGAKAIGGEVRLTTLERALELKKRGYLVLPDPEDKDVQAAFKAGAFKTFERHSRVGFPDLNSFVEDVDRLRSAGAKYVFLKTGAYKPEIVAFTMKAASMAKVDMLTFDGAGGGTGMSPVQMMNEMSTPTVHLEAQVLECAKILQKKGKFIPDMIMAGGFVNETQMYKSMAMSNIGGGPLIKGIAMARSPILAAMKSQYFARQAAEGKLAKSFADEYGADPNKFFILAPEIKQMFPKKVLGKDIPWGAVGLYTYFDRIGIGLKQMMAGSRKFKLEYLDRSDIMSLTPYAEKVTGIPTLENYSNRVMPGILEYWDE, from the coding sequence ATGCAAATAATAGAGAACTCTAGGTCTACAACCGGAACAAACACCCGCGTGAAGGATGTCAATCCAACGAGCGGGATGTGCCCTTTGTGCATCGAGGAATGCAATGTTCTGTGCGAGGTCGGTAAGTCGGCCTTCCGAGGGAGAGAGGTCTTGTATCCATCCCCCGAGTATTTCGGAACCAGCACCGCCTCTTCAAACAAGGATTTCTTTTTAGACTGGTCTCATTTCCAGATAATGGCCGAACTGATAGGTGCATACGGGATCGAACAGTCCCCGGATAAGGCATTCTTTGAGAACGTTGACATCTCGACCAAAGTTGCGACCAGAAGCAAGAAACCGATAACATTGAAAATACCGCTTGTGATCGCAGGCCTAGGATCGACCGCCGTAGCGAAGAGGAATTGGGAGTCTTTGGCTAAGGGTGCCGCAATGGCCGGGATAATCGAGACCGTCGGCGAGAACGTTTGCGGAATGGACCCAGACGCCGTCTATTCAAAAGGAAAGGTGCAGAGGTCCCCGGATATGGAGTTCAGGATAAGTTCATACCGCGAGCTCTGGGACGGAAAGCATGGTGACATAGCCGTCCAGACCAACGTGGAGGACGGTCGAGGCGGCGTCGATGAATATGTCATGTCAAAGCTTGAGGTCAATATTATCGAGCGTAAATGGGGACAAGGCGCTAAGGCCATCGGAGGAGAGGTAAGGTTGACCACCTTGGAAAGGGCGCTAGAACTAAAGAAACGCGGATATCTCGTCTTGCCAGACCCTGAGGACAAAGATGTTCAGGCCGCATTTAAGGCCGGAGCGTTCAAGACATTCGAAAGGCATAGCAGGGTCGGTTTCCCTGACCTGAACTCATTCGTTGAGGATGTCGATAGATTGCGTTCCGCAGGAGCTAAGTATGTTTTCCTTAAGACCGGTGCATACAAGCCTGAGATAGTCGCATTCACGATGAAGGCCGCCTCAATGGCAAAGGTCGATATGCTGACCTTCGATGGCGCAGGAGGTGGTACTGGCATGAGCCCGGTCCAAATGATGAACGAGATGTCCACGCCTACCGTTCACCTTGAAGCCCAGGTTCTCGAATGCGCAAAGATACTGCAAAAGAAGGGCAAGTTCATCCCAGACATGATCATGGCAGGCGGTTTCGTGAACGAGACCCAGATGTATAAGTCCATGGCGATGTCAAACATCGGTGGAGGCCCTCTTATCAAAGGGATAGCGATGGCCCGATCCCCCATATTGGCGGCCATGAAGTCACAGTACTTCGCTCGCCAGGCAGCTGAGGGAAAGCTGGCGAAGAGCTTCGCTGATGAGTATGGTGCAGACCCTAACAAGTTTTTCATACTGGCTCCAGAGATCAAACAGATGTTCCCGAAGAAGGTTCTTGGGAAGGACATCCCATGGGGAGCGGTCGGTCTGTATACCTACTTTGATAGGATAGGTATCGGTCTTAAACAGATGATGGCAGGTTCAAGAAAGTTCAAATTGGAATATCTTGACCGTAGCGACATAATGTCCTTAACCCCCTATGCGGAAAAGGTCACTGGCATACCAACGCTCGAGAACTATTCCAACAGGGTCATGCCTGGGATATTGGAGTATTGGGACGAGTGA